CTAATAATACTGACACTTAATTCTAGTCCTATGCTTACCATGCATTTTCATGACACCTCCATTGCCAAGATCTAGGATTCCACTTGCCTACTTTTTTCCGATAAACAAATCCATTAGTTTAGTCTCATATATTGATATTCTGTTACTGTGGTTGTACACATGCATGTTGTGGGTGCTGTTGATCTAAATGGGATGACTTGGTTCCTTCATCTTAACATTTATAAAACCAGAAAACTATGTCTGATTCACATTTGTATTTTTTAATCTGTACGCTTATTTCAGGCGACTGCCAAGCCAACTTCAACAGGTAGCATAACTCAACCACCGCTACTTGTCCAACTGATCCAAATTGTGGTAGCAATGTTCTTAATGGACACATGGCAATACTTCATTCATCGATACATGCACCAGAACAAGTTCTTGTACCGGCATATCCATTCACAGCATCATAGACTTGTTGTTCCTTACGCTATTGGTGCTCTTTACAATCACCCACTGGAGGGGCTTCTTCTTGATACCTTTGGTGGTGCCATCTCATTCCTGATCTCAGGGATGACCGCACGAACCTCAGTGTTCTTCTTCTGCTTTGCTGTTGTCAAGACGGTGGACGATCATTGTGGCCTTTGGCTACCTGGAAACATTTTCCATGTCCTCTTTCAGAACAACACTGCCTACCATGACATCCATCATCAGCTCCAGGGCACAAAGTACAACTACTCCCAGCCGTTCTTCTCGATATGGGACAGGTTGCTGGGCACCTACATGCCGTTCAGCTTGGTGAACCGTCAAGAAGGTGGATTCGAGGCGAGGATACTAAAAAA
This window of the Zingiber officinale cultivar Zhangliang chromosome 3B, Zo_v1.1, whole genome shotgun sequence genome carries:
- the LOC121967750 gene encoding very-long-chain aldehyde decarbonylase GL1-9-like, which encodes MVFWEGYISDELMGTFAPIVVYWLYAGVYQLLPSLDQYRLHTRKEEEQKNLVPLPSVIKGVLLQQLVQATVAGLMFLATAKPTSTGSITQPPLLVQLIQIVVAMFLMDTWQYFIHRYMHQNKFLYRHIHSQHHRLVVPYAIGALYNHPLEGLLLDTFGGAISFLISGMTARTSVFFFCFAVVKTVDDHCGLWLPGNIFHVLFQNNTAYHDIHHQLQGTKYNYSQPFFSIWDRLLGTYMPFSLVNRQEGGFEARILKKTT